The DNA sequence CGGGCGCTGCACACCGTCACCGGCCCCTCGGAGGGGTCCCTGCAGGTGGAGGCCTACCGCGTCCGCGACGGGATGGACGTCCCCGAGTATCTGGACCCCGACACCGTGCGGACATGGGACGGGGCCGAGGCCCGCCACGCCGCCGATATCGAGAGCGTCAAGGCGTCCGATGCGGTGAACCGCCTCGGCGACGTCGACGGCACGCAGGAGGCCTGCCGCGGGACGGTGAAGGGCTTCGACCGCTACCGCCCGATCTACGAGGAGGGCGGGGCGGCCCTTACCCCCCGGCAGGAGGACGTGCTCACGGTCGCAAACGAGGTGGGCAGCGGCCGGATGTCGCCCGCCGAGGCCGACGCCCTCCTGCAGAGCAACCACAACATCAGCCTGAACGACGGCCTCAAGGAGATCAACCAGCTCCACGAGGCGGCGGGGGTCCTGAAGAAGTGATCGCCGTGACAGGGAGGATGTGAAATGGCGTTTTGCCCGAACTGCGGGAAGAAGGTCGGAGAGGATGCCCGCTTCTGCGAGCGGTGCGGAACGAACCTTCTGACCGGCGGGACGGAGGAGGCGGCCGCGGCAGCACCGGCCCCCCCTGCGTCCCCATCGACGTCTCCGCCTCCTCCTCCGCCCCCGCCACCCCCGCCGCTGGGTGGTGCGGGTGGGGCCAAAGGTTCCGGACCCGGCACCGGGCGGAGGGATGCAGCGAAGATAACTCCGTCATCCTCTTTAGCCCCACCACCTCCTCCGCCACCCCCGGCTCCCCCGGCGGAGGCGCCATCCGCAGGGGCACCGCCAAAGGACGGCAAAAAAACGGGGATGACCCGGATGGCGGCGGGTATCGTCTTTGTGCTCCTGACGGTCATCTTCGCCGTCATGGGAATGGGCGGCCTGCCGTCCTATGGTTCCGGGGATGGCACCGGTGCGGGGGGAGAGGCCACCTGGTCCCCCACCGCCGTCCCGACCACCGCGGCGGCCTCCGCGGCCACGCCCGCCCCGGTCCGCTCGGACCTCGCCCGTCTCGACGTCACGGCGAATGTCGACAGTTTCGAGGTGGAGCTTTTGGGCGGCAGCAGGGCGGATGATATCGTGGCAATCGAGATCGCGGTGAGCGACAACTACGGGCGCCATGTCGTCTCGTGGCAGTACCCGTTCATCGGGGAACGGTTCTATCTCCCGCTGGAGATGTACGGCGGCAGCCTCTACGGCACCCGGTATCTCCGCTGCGAGGCGGTGTTTGGAAACGGCGACCGCGAGGTCGTCTTTGCCCAGTATTATACGTAAGGATTATTCGTCGGGACTGCTCTTTTTCGCCGGTGAAAAGATGGGGGGTCACCCTCTGAATTATTTTTATGTCGTCATTCAGGAGCAGCCGAAGATGTTGCCGCAGGAATCGGTGTAGAGGAAATATTCATCCGCCGCCATCGCGAGTGCCGCCAGAATCATCCCGGCGCCGATGGCAATCGCGACCGCGGAGACGAAGTAGAGAAAGATGCTGACCCAGCTGAAGTTCACGAAGCCGATCTCGCCCTTGTTCATCCGGGTCGCCGTGTGGTAGGCGTCCCAGATGGTATAGAGGTAGACGACGCCTGCGAGGAGGATGAAGGGGTAGCCCGGCAGGGAGAGGAGCGTTATCCCGAGGTAGAGAAGCACTCCCTTCAGGAGGGCGCCGTTGTAGGTCTGGCCGAGGCCGGGGAAGAGGATCGAGGCGATGATGGCCATTGCGACGCTCTTTTTCGGGGCGCCTCCGGCAGGAGTGGCAGGGGCGGCTGCAGGGGACGGGGGAACGGTGTCCGCCGCCGGGGGAATTTCCGGTTCGGCAGGGGCAGGTGTAGGTGCCCCCCTGGCGGGCGGAGCGGCGGCCTGCGGCCCCGGTGCGGGCGTATCCTCGTCCCCGAGGGAATAGCCGCAGAAGGAACAGTACTGTGCGGATTCGTCATTGAGGGTCTTGCATGCCGGGCATTTTTTCATCCGATGCCTCCTTGCCCGTACATCGGCACCCAGTCGTGAAATACTTTCTTAAGATGGGTTTGGGGGGGGGATGGGGGCTGGGAAGGCATGTTCCCGCAGCATTTTGATACCTTTATTAGCCTCTCCAAGAAAAATCCCCTTACTGTTCATGAACTTGAAATTTTGGGGTCTCGTTGGAGTCATGGTTGTTGTCGTGCTGGGTGCGGCATGTGTCGATATGCCGGGAGAGGGCGCCCCGCAGGTCGTCGTCTACACCTCGGTCGATCAGGTCTACGCCGCACCGGTGCTCGCGGCCTTCGAGGAGCAGTCCGGCATCGATGTACTCCCGGTCTACGACGTCGAGGCGACAAAGACGACCGGTCTCGTCCAGCGGCTCATCGCCGAAAAAGAGTACCCGCAGGCGGATGTGTTCTGGAACGGCGAGGTGATGCAGACGGTGCTCCTGAAAGAAGATGGGGTCCTTGCCCCGTACTCCTCCCCAGCGGCGGCGGACATACCGGCAGGATTCGTGGATGCCGACGGGTACTTCACCGGCACCTGCGGTCGTGCACGGGTCATCCTCGTCAATACCGACCGCCTTGCACCGAAGGAGTACCCCACCTCGGTGATGGACCTTGTGAACCCGGATTATGAGGCAGACGATATCGGTCTTGCCGTCCCGGTCTTCGGAACCACCTCGACCCACGCCGCCGCCCTCTATGCCGCCCTCGGCGAGGAGGACGCCCGGGCCTATTACGAAGAGGTGGCAGACCGGCACGTCCGCATCGTCGACGGAAACTCGGTCGTCCGCGACCTCGTCGCGGCAGGTGACCTCGCCTGGGGCATGACCGACACCGACGATGCCTCCCGTGCCGTGGAGGACGGCCTGCCGGTCGCAATCATCGTCCCCGACCAGGAGGAGGGCGGGCTCGGCACCCTCGTCATCCCCACCACGGTCGCCCTCGTTGCCGGGGGGCCGAACCCGTCGGAGGGGCAGGTCCTCTATGACTATCTCGTCTCGGCGCAGACCGAACAGATGCTCGCGGATATCGGCTGGTGCCAGATTGGCGCCCGGAGCGGCACCGTATTTCCCGAAGGGGAGGGATTTTCCGGTGTCCGGTGCATGAACGTGACGGCGGATGCCATCTATGGGAACCTGAGCACCTCACGGGCGGACTGCACTGCTCTCTTTATCCGGTAGGGTGGTAGGGTGGCGATGAGCGGCGGTGGAACACGACGAACGACGGCCTTTGCCGGCAGGGTGCTACCGGCGGCTCTCGTCGGGATATTTCTTCTCGTTGCCTACGGGCCCCTCGCCGCCGTTGCGGCGGACGCCTGTGGCCTCCTCTCCGGTTCAGGCGCTGCCGCCCTTCTGGCCATTCCCACGGGGCGTCACCTCACCCTCTTCCTCCAGTCGCTCCTTCTCGCGGTGGCGGTGGCGGTGGCGGGGACCGCAACAGGGTGGTGTGCGGCAACGCTCTTCTGGCGCTGGACAGAGGGCCCGCTCTCCCTCCTGCGCTGGTCGTTTCTGGCCTTTGTCCTCGTGCCTCCCTATCTCTGGGCGCAGGCATGGCTTGGTCTGGCCCTCGTGGCGGGCGACGCCGTCGGGGTGACCGGCATCGCATTTACGTGGGGATGGCTCTTCTCGTTCTGGGTCCAGTACGCCTCTCTCCTCCCTCTTGCAACCGGCATCTGCCTTGTCGGCCTCTGTATCACGGACACCTCCGCCATCGAGGCGGCACGCCTCTTTCTCGGGGACAGGAGGGCGCGTGCCAGGGTCGTCCTTCCCCTGACGGCACCGGCCGCCGGGGCGTCGGCTGCCCTCCTCTTCCTCCTCTCCATCACCGATTACAGCGTTCCGTCGCTCTTCTCGGTGAATGTCTATGCCCTTGAGATCTTTGCCGAGTATGCGGCCACCAACAGCGCCGGGCGGGCCTTCCTCCTCGCCTGTCCCCTGATGGCCGTCACGGTGGCGGTGATGTACCTCCTGCAGGGGCGGCTTCGCCGCCTCGTCCATGCCGCCGATCCCGGGGCACGCAGTCTTGCCATTCCCCTCACCTGCTCCCGGGCGTTTTCGGGAGTGCAATGGGTATCCTGCGTGATGCTCGCAGGACAGTGCGCCGTCCTCATGGTGATGCTTGCATTCGGATGGGTGGCAGGTTCGCATGCCGGGGGGTTTGCCGGGTTTGCCCTCCCCGCCATGACGACGAGTGTGCTTCTCTCGTGTGCGGCGGCTCTCTGTGCCCTTCCCCTTGCCTACCCCCTTGCAGCCCGGATGAACACGGATCGTACGGGGGTCTGGTGGCTGGTGGTGTTGGGCCCTCTCGCGGTGCCCGCGGCCCTCGTGGGCGTCGGAACGATCGGACTTGCATCGGGCGCCGCCGGGGTGCTCTACGGCACGTGGGTGCTTCCCATCGCAGCCCTCCTGGCACGGTTCGTCCCCGTCGCCGCACTTCTCCTTCTCGTCCAGCTCCGCCGCGTGCCCCCGCTCCTCTTCGAGGCGGCGTCGGTCTTCGAACCCGGCCCCATGGACGGCTGGGTCCGTGTCAGGCTCTTCCTCCTCGGCCCCGGCATCATTGCCGCGGGGATGGTGGTCTTTGCGCTCTGTGCCGGGGAGCTGGGGGCGACCCTTCTCCTTCTTCCCCCGGGGGCGGAGACCGTCACCGTCCTGATGTACAACTATCTCCATTACGGATCTTCGGGGGATGTGGCGGTGCTGGGGGCGTGCATGCTTCTTTTCATGCTCGGTGCCGGAGCGGTGGCCCTTGCCATGATGCGGGGGAAAAATGGGGGGCACCACCGTGGAACCTTCGGGTCATGCCTGCGGGGTGGTGTCCGTGATTGAGTGCCGGGGGCTTGCAAAGGCATACGGCTGCGTCCCGGCGGTGAAGGATGTAACGGTGACCTTTGCCGGGGACGCCGTCATCATGGGCCCGTCGGGGAGCGGCAAGAGCAGTCTTCTCCGTCTGATTGCAGGCCTCGAGATTCCCGATACGGGCACGGTGGCCATAGGCGGCACCGTCATGAGCACGCCGGAACGGGTGGTGCCGGCCGGTGACCGGGGCATCGCCGTGGCCTTCCAGTCCCCGGCCCTCTGGCCCCATATGACGGTGGAGGAGCACCTCAGGTTCGCCGCAGGCCCGTGCCCCGAAGGGAAGGAGGCCAGGATACGGGACCTCCTGGAAAGGAGCGGCCTCTCTTCCCTTGCGGGCCGGAGACCCGGGGAGATCTCCGGAGGGGAGGCCCGCCGGGTCGCCCTCTGCCGGGCGCTCGTCGCCGCCCGGCCCGTCCTCCTCCTCGACGAGCCGGTCCAGAACCTCCCCGGGGAGATGCGGGATGCGATGATCGGACTCGTCCGGGACTACGCCCGCCGGGACGAAAGCCAGCTCATCTGGGTGACCCATGACGCGGCCGAGGCCCGGTGCGTCGGGGCCCCGGTCTGGCGGATGGAGGACGGCAGGCTTGCCGCCCCGCCGGAGAACCCCGGCGGTGGGCAGTACACCGATCCTGACGGTGACGGGGGTGGCGACCGATGAACGATTCGTCCGCCGACCGTTCAGGGACACGGCTCTCTCCCCTCCTGCAGGGAGCGGTCGCGCTTGCCGGCGTCGTCATGGTGATCGCCCTCATCATCGCGGTTCCCCTCATCATCCAGGAAGAGACCCTCCCGGAGGGGATTGTAATCCTCCGCCCACCCTCGGAGGTCTCCGCCCTGTACATCGGGGCGGACGCGGTCTGGACCGGCGGGGCCGACGGCCTCCTCCTCTTCGACCGGGCGACCACGGCCTCTCTCCCCCTCCCGGCGGGAGCGCCGGTATTCGGGCACGTACGTGCCATCACGGGTACCGGTGACGGCGGCGTCTTGATCGCCCACGACCGCGGCATCGCCCGGTACGCAGGCGGCGTGTGGGACGCCTCGCCGGACGACCCGCCGTTCGGGCGTGCACTCGCGCTCGCCGCCGCCCCCGACGGGAGCATCCTTGCCGGCACGGCGGACGGCATCTGGCGGCACGAAACGGAGGCATGGGTCCGGGAGGCGGACCTCGGTGCCTTCGGGCTGCAGGACTGCGAGGTGCTGATGATCGACAGCCGCGGGTGGATATGGGCCGGGTGTGCAGACCCGACGGCGGGCGGCATCCTCGTCCGCCGCGACGGTGCATGGGAGCGGGCCGGAGCGGCCTCCCTCCCCCACCCGGTGGTCCGCGGTCTTGTCGAGGACGCCTCCGGTGAGGTCTGGGCGGCGACCGGGTTTGCGAGCCGCGGCGGTGCGGCGGTCTTTGACGGGACGACGGTCGCCGCGACCTACACGACGGAGGACGGACTTGCCGGGGGTGCCACCCGGACCGTCTTCGAAGACAGCGGGGGACGGATGTGGGTCGCCTCCGAGTACGACGGCGTCGCCGTCCTGCGCCCGGACGGCAGCTGGCAGTACCTCGATCGCGGCTGCGGGGTCGCGGGGGACGAGGTGAAGGCCATCGTCGAGGATGCGGACGGCAGGCTCTGGATCGGAACGGATCTTGGCCTTACCGTCGCGGACGGGTTCGACCGCTTTCCGGTCCGCACGGTACAGCCGTGAGGCCTACCCCTGGAAAAAACGAAAAAATTTGCGAATACGGGGCTACACGGCCCTGTCTCTTTTCAGGCCTGGTGGTCCAGCTCGTACCCCTTGACTTCGCCAACAAGCTCCGCTGCGATGGCTCCGCCAATGACGGACGGAATGAGATAGAAGAGGAAGATCTCGCCGATGACGACCGCGGGGGAGACTCCCTCGAGGAAAGCCGGGTCTTTGAGGGATATGACCATGACGGCGGTAACGGTGGAGACGACCGCGACCACGCTTCCCATGATGACGCCGACCTTCCCGAACCGGCGGAACCGTCCCCACGAGACGAGCCGGTGGTAGTAGTTCGTGAGCTCCGAACTCCCGATGAGACCTCCCACAAATGCGGTCCCCAGCGGATAGAGGACGGCGACTGCTCCGGGGTCTACTGGTCCGAAGAGGAGGAGGCCGAGGTTGAGCGAACAGGTCACGATGATGCCGAGGATGATACGTCCTGCCATGGGATTCCTTAAATGAACTGAATCGGCGGGATTTATAATGGTTTTTGAATTGTGTGGGGAGAGTGCCGGAAAAGTCTCCGGGCCATGCATGCTGTTTTCGTTCCGGTGGTCATGCCCGGGGCGGCACTTATTTAGGAACCCGGCAAGAGTATATGGGAGCTGGTTCTTATGTTGTGTCCGAAATGCGGAACGGAGGTTCCGAACGGCTCGTTTTTCTGCGCCGAGTGCGGGGCGGACATCGTCCCTGCGGGCGACGGGGATGCGGTAGAGGATGCCTGCCGGACGGTCTTTGAGCAGGATGCGTCCCGGCGCGATGATGCCGAATGGTCCGTGGTTGCGGGTGGTGATGAAGGTTACGAGGGCGGCGAATACGACGGCAGGAGCGATACAGCCGACCTGAACCACGACATGCTGCAGGAGGCGGATGGTGGCGAGGCCACGGCGGCCGCGGAGGCCGACTGGTGGGAGGCCCACTTCGGCGGCGGAGCCGTGGTGGAAGAGGAGAGGCCGCCGTACGATGCAGACGAAAGCGACGCCCCGGCCTCCTTCCCGTGGGATGAACCGGGGACGAGTGCCGGCGAGGGGGGCAGGGAGCGCTTCCCCCCCGACGATGGAACGCAGGATGAGGCGTATGATGCACAGGCCGCCGGCGTCGGCGCCGACCCCGACGAAGAGGACGCGTGCGATGGGGACGCGGGGGACATGGAACCGGTGGAAGCGCGGGAGAGCGAACCGGCGGACAAGCCCCTCCCCGCGGCGGAGGATGCGGGGGACGAGTGGTTCGATGAGGACTCCTCTCTCTTCGGGAGGGAACCCGGCGGCGATGTGCCGGAGCGGGATGATACCGGGGAGTCCGGGGATACGCCGGAAACCGCGGATACGACGGAAGAGGATGGGGCCTCCCTCTTTGCACCCGCTTCAAAGGACGACGGGAGGATACGTATCCACGAAGGGGGAATGAAGGGCCCCCGCCGCCGGGTCCCGATGCCCTACGACCCGATGGACGACCTCCTCGCCGATTCCGAATCCCCGGCGCACGAGGAGACCGCGGCAGCCGGGCGGCCGGCCCGGAGGGAGACGGGGCCTGCCACACCGCTCCCCCTTCCCCTCATCGCCGGGGTGGCGGCGGTCATCATCGTCGTCATCGCGGCGCTTCTCCTCCTCGGGGGAGGCATCGGCGGCGGGGACGCCGGTCCCGTGACGACGGACCTCCCGGCAGAGGCGGCCGCCGCCGCGGAGGCGCCGACCGCACAGGAGACGCCTGCCGAAGGAGTTGCTGCCCCGATGCCCGCCTTTACGGGCTCCATCGTCCTCCTCGTGACCCCGACCTTCGACGGGTACGAGGCGGTCGTCACCGGCGGGTCGCGTATCGGGGACGTTGAGATGATCACGGTCACGGTGGAGGACAAGGCCGGCGTCCACACGCTGGACTGGTACTACCCGTACAGGGGCGAGTCGTTCGTCCTGATGCGGGGGATGTACGGCGGCGCCCCTTCACAGGTCGAGCGGGTGACGGCCGAGGCCGTCTTTACGACCGGGGAAAAAGAGCTGATATGGGATGAGGAGTACTGAGGGGCCGGGCCCCCGCACTCTCCTCATGCTTTTTTGTACACGTCGACCGGGTCTATCTGGGCGTTGATCATCAGATCGAAGTCGATCGTATCGGGCCATCCCGCCCGGTTGAACATGTCCATGAAGCAGATGCCGACCACCTTTGCATCGTAGCCGCCGATCACGCCCTGCACCATCTCGGCGCTGACGGGTTCGTTCGGCATCGCAAGCCCGCCCATGATGACGACGACCTTCGGGTCGAGGGGCTCGGGGCCGTCGGCGGTCACCTGCATGCCCACATGCGGGACTTCCCGTACGATCTTCGCCTTCTCCTCGTCCAGTCGCGGGACGAAGACGTAGGTGAACGGCAGGTCGCGGGCGGCGTAGCAGAGGAGTTCGACGAAGGGCGTGCAGGTGCCGGGGCACCCGTAGAAGACGACCTGATCGGTGTCCATGATCCCCGACTGCACCATGAACTTCTTGAACGGCCGAAGAATGCCGGCAAGACTCTTGTCTGATTCAACCAGTTCCATAGGGGAAAGTGCACGCCGTCGACCTTAAAAATTCCCTTTGGCCCTGAGAAAGGAGATCCATTTTATTTTTGGGGGGCCAATCTTCAACCGTGACGGGGGAGAAGGCTGGGCGCAGGCTCTTCGGGGGAGCAGACCCCGGGGTGGAGGGATTCACCGGTCTCGAGGCGTCGATCATCCTGATAGCCTTCGTCATGGTTGCCGCGATCTTTGCGTTTACGGTCCTCGGAAGCGGCTATTTTTCGACGCAGAAGGCGCAGAAGACCGTCTATACGGGGGTCGAGCAGTCCACCTCCGCCCTCACGGTCGTGGGGGATGTCTACGGCATCGGTGAGGTGCGAGGAGAGATGACGAGGGTCCGCGTCACACTTGGTACCGCCGCGGGGGGGGAAGGGGTCGATCTGGAACGACTTTCAGTCACAGTGAACACGGAGGACTGGGTGGCGACCCTGCGGCAGGCCGACCCCCTCTCCACGCCCACGGCGGCGCCGGGTGAGTGGTGTGTCTGTGCCAAGACCGGGGACCCGGCACCACCGCTCTTCCTCTCGGCGGGCGATCAGGCGACCCTCATCGTCGTCCTCCCCGCCGGCGCAGGACTCTCCGGCGGCGAGCGCCTGACGATCGAGATCCTCTCCCCGGTGGGTGCACCGGTGACGATATCCCGGACGATCCCGCCCCTCGTCTCCACGGTCACGATCCTGACCTGAGGGAGGCGCCGGGAGCGGGCGAACGGGATGCCCGATGCCGGTGATGAGGCGGTGCGGGGATTAGGGCATATCATACAATAAAAGAGTGGGGAGTCTGCCGGGACTCCGGTCGGTGGCGGCCGGTCCTTTCAATACCACCGCTGCCCGAAGAGCGGCTCTTCATCAAACGGGACGATGCGCTTCGCCTCGACGCTGTAGGGGATATCCACGTGGGTGCGGATGGCATCCTCCATCCGCATCGATGCAGAGGAGATCGCCTCCTCGCGGGAATTGGCACCCCTGACCCGCATCTTGACGGTCATCGTCACCATCCATCCTTCATCCATTGGTTGTGTGTCACCTCACCAAAGGCGGTACGGCACCTAATGCCCGTCATCACGGATAAAGGATACGGTCCCCCGCATGCCTGCCGGGGGGAGCGGTCCCGTATCCGGGCAGACGGGCCGTGGCGGCGGAAAAAGTGGCGTCTTCCTCCTCACGGGACGAAGATGGAGAGCATCTGCGGGAATGGACGGGAACGTCCGCTCATACCGGCACTCCTCCAAAGAACCGGGGAAGAACCGGGGAGGGAAGTGGTGGGATGAAAGAAGATACGGGCCGTGCCGGGCCCGGATGAAAACCATGCCGCGGCGTGACCGTGGATGTACCCCTGCAGGGAAATGCGGAAGGGCCGGCAAATTCGCATCCGCATGGCCGATATGGATTTTCTCCCCGGTGCTCCGGGGGAATGGTTTTATCCGATCGGGTGAGACTTCTTGTGCAATGAGAGTACTCCCGGAGGGCCATGACCGGCTCCTGATCGCCGTGATTGCGGTACTCGTCCTTGTCGTCGGCATCGTCTTTTTCCCCCTCATCAACGTCCTCGTCATCGCGGCCGCCTTCGCCACCGTCCTCGTGCCCTACCACCGCGTCCTCTCCCGCCATATCGCCCCCGGCCTCTCCTCGTTCGTCATCACCGCGGCCGTGATCATCGCCCTTGCCGCCGTCCTCGCCGTCTCCTTCGGGACGATCGCAGCCAATATCGGGTATAT is a window from the Methanovulcanius yangii genome containing:
- a CDS encoding zinc ribbon domain-containing protein, with amino-acid sequence MAFCPNCGKKVGEDARFCERCGTNLLTGGTEEAAAAAPAPPASPSTSPPPPPPPPPPPLGGAGGAKGSGPGTGRRDAAKITPSSSLAPPPPPPPPAPPAEAPSAGAPPKDGKKTGMTRMAAGIVFVLLTVIFAVMGMGGLPSYGSGDGTGAGGEATWSPTAVPTTAAASAATPAPVRSDLARLDVTANVDSFEVELLGGSRADDIVAIEIAVSDNYGRHVVSWQYPFIGERFYLPLEMYGGSLYGTRYLRCEAVFGNGDREVVFAQYYT
- a CDS encoding extracellular solute-binding protein; its protein translation is MNLKFWGLVGVMVVVVLGAACVDMPGEGAPQVVVYTSVDQVYAAPVLAAFEEQSGIDVLPVYDVEATKTTGLVQRLIAEKEYPQADVFWNGEVMQTVLLKEDGVLAPYSSPAAADIPAGFVDADGYFTGTCGRARVILVNTDRLAPKEYPTSVMDLVNPDYEADDIGLAVPVFGTTSTHAAALYAALGEEDARAYYEEVADRHVRIVDGNSVVRDLVAAGDLAWGMTDTDDASRAVEDGLPVAIIVPDQEEGGLGTLVIPTTVALVAGGPNPSEGQVLYDYLVSAQTEQMLADIGWCQIGARSGTVFPEGEGFSGVRCMNVTADAIYGNLSTSRADCTALFIR
- a CDS encoding ABC transporter permease, translated to MSGGGTRRTTAFAGRVLPAALVGIFLLVAYGPLAAVAADACGLLSGSGAAALLAIPTGRHLTLFLQSLLLAVAVAVAGTATGWCAATLFWRWTEGPLSLLRWSFLAFVLVPPYLWAQAWLGLALVAGDAVGVTGIAFTWGWLFSFWVQYASLLPLATGICLVGLCITDTSAIEAARLFLGDRRARARVVLPLTAPAAGASAALLFLLSITDYSVPSLFSVNVYALEIFAEYAATNSAGRAFLLACPLMAVTVAVMYLLQGRLRRLVHAADPGARSLAIPLTCSRAFSGVQWVSCVMLAGQCAVLMVMLAFGWVAGSHAGGFAGFALPAMTTSVLLSCAAALCALPLAYPLAARMNTDRTGVWWLVVLGPLAVPAALVGVGTIGLASGAAGVLYGTWVLPIAALLARFVPVAALLLLVQLRRVPPLLFEAASVFEPGPMDGWVRVRLFLLGPGIIAAGMVVFALCAGELGATLLLLPPGAETVTVLMYNYLHYGSSGDVAVLGACMLLFMLGAGAVALAMMRGKNGGHHRGTFGSCLRGGVRD
- a CDS encoding ATP-binding cassette domain-containing protein, which codes for MEPSGHACGVVSVIECRGLAKAYGCVPAVKDVTVTFAGDAVIMGPSGSGKSSLLRLIAGLEIPDTGTVAIGGTVMSTPERVVPAGDRGIAVAFQSPALWPHMTVEEHLRFAAGPCPEGKEARIRDLLERSGLSSLAGRRPGEISGGEARRVALCRALVAARPVLLLDEPVQNLPGEMRDAMIGLVRDYARRDESQLIWVTHDAAEARCVGAPVWRMEDGRLAAPPENPGGGQYTDPDGDGGGDR
- a CDS encoding ligand-binding sensor domain-containing protein, which codes for MNDSSADRSGTRLSPLLQGAVALAGVVMVIALIIAVPLIIQEETLPEGIVILRPPSEVSALYIGADAVWTGGADGLLLFDRATTASLPLPAGAPVFGHVRAITGTGDGGVLIAHDRGIARYAGGVWDASPDDPPFGRALALAAAPDGSILAGTADGIWRHETEAWVREADLGAFGLQDCEVLMIDSRGWIWAGCADPTAGGILVRRDGAWERAGAASLPHPVVRGLVEDASGEVWAATGFASRGGAAVFDGTTVAATYTTEDGLAGGATRTVFEDSGGRMWVASEYDGVAVLRPDGSWQYLDRGCGVAGDEVKAIVEDADGRLWIGTDLGLTVADGFDRFPVRTVQP
- a CDS encoding DUF2124 family protein: MELVESDKSLAGILRPFKKFMVQSGIMDTDQVVFYGCPGTCTPFVELLCYAARDLPFTYVFVPRLDEEKAKIVREVPHVGMQVTADGPEPLDPKVVVIMGGLAMPNEPVSAEMVQGVIGGYDAKVVGICFMDMFNRAGWPDTIDFDLMINAQIDPVDVYKKA
- a CDS encoding flagellin, which encodes MTGEKAGRRLFGGADPGVEGFTGLEASIILIAFVMVAAIFAFTVLGSGYFSTQKAQKTVYTGVEQSTSALTVVGDVYGIGEVRGEMTRVRVTLGTAAGGEGVDLERLSVTVNTEDWVATLRQADPLSTPTAAPGEWCVCAKTGDPAPPLFLSAGDQATLIVVLPAGAGLSGGERLTIEILSPVGAPVTISRTIPPLVSTVTILT